DNA sequence from the Paenibacillus physcomitrellae genome:
TGACGTTGGCCGAATGCAGCTCTTGCGGTTTGAACACCGTACCATTCTCGAAATCAGTGAACAAAGAAAGTGTAGGATGAACACGTACATCCGCAATCATCAGTTCGCCCATAATCCCTCTTAAATGTTCAGCTGCACGCGCACCGCCGGTCGAACCATAACTTACGATACCTGCCGCCTTGTTGTTCCAAGCTTCGCGTGCGAAATCCAGGGCATTCTTCAAAGCTCCTGTAATGCTGTGATTGTATTCCTGTACGATGAAGACAAATCCATCCAGGCTTGCGAGCTTCTGATTCCAGGCGGCAATGCCCGGTTCAGAACCGTCCGTTGTACCCAGGAAAGGCAGTTTGAAATCCGAAATGTCGACAATTTCATAATTCGCGTCTCCGCGTTTGTCGGCAATCCCTTTCACCCATTCCCCGACCTGCGGGCTGACTCGGCCTTCACGTGTGCTTCCCAAAATAATACCGATATTCAATTTAGCCATGACCTGTTCCTCCTTGGAATTTGTTCCGAATAGTTTGTTCCAGAAACCCATTACGCCACCACCTCTATAAACGACTACGCCCTTCCCCCGTCCTTAAACGGCTGGAATGAACTTTGAAACCAAACATCTTGTTTCCATTTGTCATTAAGTTACTTTATGTAAGTTATTATATTTTTAATATTTGGTTCCGTCAAGTATGCAATTATTTAAATGTAATGGGATTACATTTTGATTGTCCAATTTATTTGGAAAAATAGAAGCGGCCAAAGTTATTTTGACCGC
Encoded proteins:
- a CDS encoding NADPH-dependent FMN reductase encodes the protein MGFWNKLFGTNSKEEQVMAKLNIGIILGSTREGRVSPQVGEWVKGIADKRGDANYEIVDISDFKLPFLGTTDGSEPGIAAWNQKLASLDGFVFIVQEYNHSITGALKNALDFAREAWNNKAAGIVSYGSTGGARAAEHLRGIMGELMIADVRVHPTLSLFTDFENGTVFKPQELHSANVNLMLDQVIAWSGALKTLR